Proteins encoded by one window of Panicum virgatum strain AP13 chromosome 7N, P.virgatum_v5, whole genome shotgun sequence:
- the LOC120681172 gene encoding fasciclin-like arabinogalactan protein 7, whose amino-acid sequence MRCCAAAVALLAAVMSVSVVLHAGAHRPLAKLPRPRAAALQRTDTWPPTPQAKGGANLTAILTLDGPFRTFLGYLQQTKLVEVFQNQACLTDQGITIFVPVDRAFAAVKPSVLSGLSGLQLKNLMMCHSLAKHYELADFEGLSRIGPVTTFAGGLYTVNVTYDAGTVHVRSRWADAKIVGSVSVDAPMAIYELDRVLLPATLFHAQPPVAAIPDGAGAPTTEPDPVAPRQYHSAGVADAPISAYGGGDRFARHAAIAFLGAMALVAL is encoded by the exons ATGaggtgctgcgccgccgccgtcgcgttgCTCGCGGCCGTGATGTCCGTGTCCGTCGTCCTGCACGCCGGGGCGCACCGGCCGCTCGCCAagctgccgcggccgcgggcggcggcgctgcagaggACCGACAcgtggccgccgacgccgcaggCCAAGGGCGGCGCCAACCTCACCGCGATCCTCACCCTCGACGGGCCGTTCCGCACCTTCCTCGGGTACCTGCAGcagaccaagctcgtggaggtgTTCCAGAACCAGGCGTGCCTGACCGACCAGGGCATCACCATCTTCGTCCCCGTCGACAGGGCCTTCGCCGCCGTCAAGCCGTCG GTGCTGTCGGGTCTCTCCGGCCTTCAGCTCAAGAACCTGATGATGTGCCACTCGCTGGCCAAGCACTACGAGCTCGCGGACTTCGAGGGGCTGAGCCGGATCGGGCCGGTGACGACGTTCGCCGGCGGGCTGTACACGGTGAACGTGACGTACGACGCGGGCACCGTCCACGTGCGCTCCAGGTGGGCCGACGCCAAGATCGTCGGGAGCGTATCCGTGGACGCGCCCATGGCGATCTACGAGCTCGACCGGGTGCTGCTCCCGGCCACGCTCTTCCACGCCCAGCCGCCCGTCGCGGCGATCCCGGACGGCGCCGGGGCGCCCACGACGGAGCCGGATCCCGTCGCGCCGAGGCAGTATCACTCGGCGGGAGTGGCGGACGCCCCGATCTCGGCGTACGGAGGCGGCGATCGGTTCGCTCGCCATGCGGCCATCGCGTTTCTCGGTGCAATGGCGCTGGTCGCATTGTGA